CAATTCTTGCTCTCTTGAACTGTAACCCAGTGCTCTCTCCTGACACCATACTTGAAGATATGGCCCTTTTCAGGCAGACTTTGTTATTGTCTGGACTTCTGCATTTGGGCCTTGGTGAATTCACTTGCAAAATGAAGCAACTAGACCGAACAGCCTCTTAGAGCCAGATCAGTTCCAACACTCTGGACCCTGTGGTTTTTCTGTCTCTCATGATAAATTTTCATATGTTATTTTGGAAATGCACTAAACAAACATATGGAGAAAAGTTCAGCTTCACTAAtcaccaaataaataatttatccaTCAGTGCATTTTCTGTTTGGACATATAATGTGATCTGATGAACTCTGAGCTCCAGGATTTAAGCTCCGTGAGGGCAACAatttttgtctgttgtttttttccttccttcactgCTGTATTCCATAACAACCACAACATCCTGGCACATTAaaagttctcagtaaatattgTCAAATGAATTTGATAAGAACTAGCTATGGTTATTGGTAGAATGCAATATTTCATAATTCTTATTCAACTATTCTGAGTCAGTACTTGATGTGGCTAGAATCAACCTGCAGTGCTGGAAATCCAAGCTGAGGTGTAGTAATGGATAAGAAAAAGGACAGAGGAGAGCAGAACTAAGAATAACAGAGAAGTCACATTAAGAGGTTTAGACAGAGTACTCACAGGGCAATTCTGACCAAAATCAAATATGGAGGTGGGTGAGGAGCAAAATCCTGTGTGATTAAGAGGCAGAATTTCTTTAGCtaactgctgcagccactgtcAGTTCAAAATCCCACGATGGGTGTTCTCATCACTGACCATAGAGTGTTCTCCTGAGAACTTTTTGTAGAGCCCTCTTGATGTTTCTGTTCCGCAGgctgtagatgaaggggttcagcattGGAGTGACCACGGTGTACATCACTGAGGCAATCATGCCCCTCCAGGAAGATGAGTCAGAACTGAGATACACACCAAGGCCTGTCCCATAGAATAAAGAAACCATGGACAGGTGAGATGCACAGGTAGAAAATGCTTTATATTTCCCATTGGCTGATGGGATTCTCAGGATTGAGGAGACAATTTGAGTATAGGAGAAAAGAATGCCTGAGAAGGGAGCAATGCCAAGAAAGCCAGTCACCATATATAAAATGATGTGATTGACAAGTGTGTCTGAGCAGGCAAGCATGAGAGCCTGAGCAAGTTCACAGTAAAAGTATGGAATTACGCGATTGGCACAGAAGGACAGTCGCAACATCAACAGACTCTGGATCAGGGAGTATGACAAGCTGACAAACCAGGACACAAGAACCAGCAGGCCACATAGGTGGGAGTTCATGATAACTGGGTAGTGCAAtgggtgacagatggccacaaaccTGTCAAAGGCCATCACAGTGAGGAGAAAAGTGTCCATACCTccaaaaaccataaaaaaatacatctggGTGATGCAACCTACATAGGTGATAGATTTGCTCCGTGTCTGAATGTTCACTAGCATCTTTGGGACAGTGGTGGAAGTAAAACAGATATCAGCCCAGGACAAGttagagaggaagaagtacataggGCTGTGGAGGTGGGAATGAGAGGTGATGGccaggatgatgagcaggttccccAGCACAGTGACCACAAACATGGACAGAAATAGTCCAAACAGGATGAGTTGATACTCTGAGTCTTCTGAAAATCCCAGGagtaaaaattctgaaataattgtCTGATTTCCTGGTTCCATGTTGCTGACACAATCAGCTAGATGATTgataaaggaaagaacatgaaatagaCACTGGACAGACTCTAGAGTCTCTctacttttttaatttctttttttcttaaatattggcacctgggctaacaactgttgccaatcttttttttttctgctttatctccccaaccgccgcccccccccccccaccccatacatacttgtatatcttagttgcaggtccttctagttgtgggatgtgggacgctgcctcaacgtggcctgacaggcagtgccatgtccatgcccaggatccgaaccctgggccgacgGAGTGGAGccggtgaacttaaccactcagccacagagccggcccctacttttttaatttcttaagtgaAGGATTGAGCATAAACACTTTAACATGACAAAATTTAGGAATCCTGCATTCTTTTATTTGTTATATGCAACATCCATAATGTTGCTCCACCTCCAGGACATTCATCAATCCTCTTTATCTCTGGCTTAGAATCATCAAATCTAAAAAGTTAAGAGCAACTTTGAACCATTCTCATGCTAACACAAATGTGGAACATGAGCTTCAGTCAAGCTCAGTAACTTGATCTTTGTTGTCTGCCTTTTCTGGGACTCAGAGAAGGGTCAGACATTCATGTCTCAAAGGTGATAAAATTTGAGGGAATATTTCAAATATCTGGATGGAGTATTGGAGGATGAGTAGAATGGAGGTTTACttctcaaggagaaaaaaaagaaagagagaaagaaaaagaagatgtttTCACCAAATAATAAACCACGTTCATAAATGCTTAATGTTTCCTGCAACACGTATCATCAACATCCTGCAGGAGCAGGTCCAGATGTTTCCTGGACATTTTCCACTTAACAAAATTGCCTTCATCTGTGAAGTTAACGATTGGTTAAACTGTCCAAGGAAAGCATGGATAGCAAGACCTAAACGACTTCAGTACTATAAGCTGAGATACTACATAAGTCACAGATAGAATTTTGAGTAAAATCCTCTATGGTGCTCATTAAAtactggagggagagagaaagtgcACCAGGAGGTTTGTGTATGAACCTCAAAAGGTGAGGATCAGATGTGGCCCTCACATTAACGTGATGTTTAGAATTTGGCTGTGAAGATGAGGGCACCGATGTAGAACCCATATGCTGTCTGACTCTCTCCACTCTAAGTCCTGGGGGTCCTGTCCCTAGACAGAAAGGAATGGGTCACATAGCACAAGGAACAATAAGAGATTATAAAGTGATATTCATTCTTCTGCTTTGTCTTGTTAGAAGTATTTTTGCATACTTACAATTCTGTAATGCCCCTaactagaaaggaaaaatgcCACCACTGGCTGTCATCACTGTCAGTCTTCTTAgctataaaaaatgaaagcagataATGTCCCTGGAGTAATAAAAAAAAGGCCATATTTTATGCAAATTCTTTAACTATGGATGTTCATCTTTGTTCTGACCTTTGGAGGATGAGTAGTTTACAATCAGCTCTGGTGGTTTCTGACTCATTGGGAGGTATTCTAAACAAATTATTATAATGCATCTTTAAAGTATGACAGTTTCTAAAAGATTCTCTTGACATTTAATAATTGTGGCTTGCTCTCTT
The Equus caballus isolate H_3958 breed thoroughbred chromosome 7, TB-T2T, whole genome shotgun sequence genome window above contains:
- the OR7H11 gene encoding olfactory receptor family 7 subfamily H member 11 codes for the protein MEPGNQTIISEFLLLGFSEDSEYQLILFGLFLSMFVVTVLGNLLIILAITSHSHLHSPMYFFLSNLSWADICFTSTTVPKMLVNIQTRSKSITYVGCITQMYFFMVFGGMDTFLLTVMAFDRFVAICHPLHYPVIMNSHLCGLLVLVSWFVSLSYSLIQSLLMLRLSFCANRVIPYFYCELAQALMLACSDTLVNHIILYMVTGFLGIAPFSGILFSYTQIVSSILRIPSANGKYKAFSTCASHLSMVSLFYGTGLGVYLSSDSSSWRGMIASVMYTVVTPMLNPFIYSLRNRNIKRALQKVLRRTLYGQ